One window from the genome of Enterococcus haemoperoxidus ATCC BAA-382 encodes:
- the mprF gene encoding bifunctional lysylphosphatidylglycerol flippase/synthetase MprF: protein MKKMLQWIKDHVSYFKTIFIFSVVVIVFRELLSISKTISFEQLGAIFQDLAIWKIVLMFLIGLIAVSPMIGYDVILNKILKQKPKKIFLIESSWMINTINNIAGFGGLVSIGLRSEFYGKEKDGKMVVRALSKILIFLMSGLSIYSLIAFFIVMFGHTNDYLQQYWVWLIGGGLYFPVVIVASLIKKDEYIGDIDHSTRAGLILTSFLEWTGVLGSFLLIGMLMGVKMNPVQIIPLFIAASVIGIVSMIPGELGSFDIMMIVGLSALGIDREVVVAWILLYRLFYYIIPFMIGAIFFVKNLSHSLNTRYSGIPRELTTELAHKFVVFLMYFSGIMIVLSATIPEAFSQFSWLKKFNPLSFHLITQLPAILLGFLLLIMGRGIAARVKRAYLPTIGLILITLVYTFFKDFSWGVIVFLSLLLVIIIFSKRELFREQLVYSWEMITIDGIIFLALTILYIVIGVYNLPTFPHHKRHFISFFLFPSEKIWFSGFIGICLVTLFSYLFIRYLEGKKHTIGTPLDEERALNLLTTYGGNTDSQLIFLKDKDMYIYTDQNNEDTVLLQFKTLNNKCVVMGDPSGKKEDFSAAVEQFINEADQWGYLPVFYEASEEVVMFLHEFGYDFIKMGEEAHVDLPNFTLSGKKMKSERAVMNRFTKENYRFEVLSPPFSNELMQELKQVSDEWLGSRKEKGFSLGFFSESYLQRGKIAVAKNQEDRIVAFANIMPTYTKEEGTIDLMRYSKEAPSGVMDYLFISLFNYMNDEGFTYFNLGMAPLSNVGTSKKSFIQERIAYLVYEFGSRFYSFRGLRDYKEKYASEWVSRYTLYSRNSFIAYVMVVLLILDNAPIEKQKKMHGVRRILRNRYQR from the coding sequence ATGAAAAAAATGCTTCAATGGATCAAAGATCATGTCAGTTATTTTAAAACAATCTTTATTTTTTCAGTAGTCGTGATTGTTTTTCGCGAATTGCTTTCTATCAGTAAAACAATTTCATTCGAACAACTCGGGGCTATTTTTCAAGATCTTGCTATTTGGAAGATTGTTCTGATGTTCCTAATTGGTCTAATTGCCGTTTCACCAATGATTGGTTACGACGTGATTCTAAATAAAATATTGAAACAAAAGCCTAAAAAGATTTTTCTCATTGAAAGTAGTTGGATGATCAATACAATCAATAATATTGCTGGATTTGGCGGCTTAGTTAGTATTGGATTGCGCTCAGAGTTTTATGGAAAAGAAAAAGATGGCAAAATGGTTGTTCGAGCGCTTTCGAAGATCCTAATTTTTCTGATGTCTGGTCTTTCGATTTACAGTTTGATTGCTTTTTTCATAGTTATGTTTGGTCATACTAATGATTACTTACAACAATATTGGGTTTGGTTGATCGGCGGTGGCTTGTATTTTCCTGTTGTTATAGTTGCAAGCTTGATCAAAAAAGATGAATATATCGGCGATATTGATCATTCGACACGCGCTGGACTTATTTTGACTTCATTCTTAGAATGGACTGGTGTTTTAGGCAGTTTTTTATTGATTGGCATGTTGATGGGCGTCAAAATGAATCCTGTCCAAATCATCCCTCTTTTCATAGCTGCTTCTGTCATCGGGATCGTCTCCATGATTCCTGGGGAATTGGGTAGTTTTGATATCATGATGATTGTCGGTTTATCCGCTCTAGGGATCGATCGAGAAGTCGTAGTTGCATGGATTTTACTCTATCGCCTATTTTATTACATTATACCGTTCATGATCGGTGCTATCTTTTTTGTAAAAAATCTAAGTCATAGTTTAAATACTCGTTATTCTGGTATTCCAAGAGAACTAACGACAGAATTAGCGCACAAGTTTGTTGTTTTTCTCATGTATTTTTCAGGCATTATGATCGTTCTTTCTGCTACGATTCCAGAAGCCTTTAGTCAATTTAGTTGGTTAAAGAAATTCAACCCACTTTCTTTCCATCTCATTACACAACTACCTGCTATTTTATTAGGTTTTTTATTGCTAATTATGGGACGAGGAATTGCTGCTAGAGTCAAACGTGCATATTTGCCTACGATTGGGTTGATATTGATCACGTTGGTCTATACATTTTTTAAAGATTTCAGTTGGGGTGTCATTGTTTTTCTTAGCCTTTTACTCGTAATCATCATTTTCTCAAAAAGAGAACTATTCAGAGAACAATTAGTTTACTCATGGGAAATGATTACGATTGACGGTATCATTTTTCTTGCGTTAACCATTTTATATATCGTGATAGGTGTATACAATTTACCGACTTTTCCTCATCACAAACGTCACTTTATCTCATTCTTTTTATTTCCATCGGAAAAAATTTGGTTTTCTGGTTTTATTGGCATCTGTTTAGTGACACTATTTAGTTATTTATTTATTCGTTATCTCGAAGGTAAAAAACACACAATCGGAACTCCGTTAGATGAAGAGCGCGCTCTTAATCTTTTGACTACTTATGGTGGCAATACCGATAGTCAACTGATTTTTCTCAAAGATAAAGATATGTATATTTACACTGATCAAAATAATGAGGATACAGTTTTACTACAGTTTAAAACATTAAATAATAAATGTGTAGTTATGGGAGATCCATCCGGTAAAAAAGAAGATTTTTCAGCTGCTGTTGAACAGTTTATCAACGAAGCGGATCAATGGGGTTATCTACCTGTCTTCTATGAAGCATCTGAAGAAGTTGTGATGTTCCTACATGAATTTGGTTATGACTTCATCAAAATGGGAGAAGAAGCACATGTAGACTTGCCGAACTTCACTTTGTCAGGTAAAAAAATGAAGAGTGAACGAGCTGTTATGAATCGTTTTACAAAAGAAAATTATCGATTTGAAGTCCTCTCCCCTCCTTTCTCTAACGAACTAATGCAAGAGTTGAAACAAGTTTCCGATGAATGGCTTGGTAGTCGTAAAGAAAAAGGGTTCTCATTGGGTTTCTTTTCTGAAAGTTATTTACAAAGAGGAAAAATAGCTGTTGCCAAAAACCAAGAAGATCGAATCGTCGCTTTTGCAAATATCATGCCAACCTATACGAAAGAAGAAGGTACGATCGACTTAATGCGTTATAGCAAAGAAGCGCCATCCGGTGTGATGGATTACCTATTTATTTCCTTGTTTAACTACATGAACGATGAAGGCTTCACTTATTTTAATTTAGGGATGGCTCCTTTATCTAATGTTGGAACATCAAAAAAAAGTTTTATTCAAGAACGGATTGCTTATCTGGTTTATGAATTTGGTTCACGTTTCTATTCATTCCGAGGGCTACGTGATTATAAAGAAAAATACGCGTCTGAGTGGGTATCTAGATACACCTTATACTCAAGAAACAGTTTCATTGCTTACGTGATGGTTGTGTTATTGATCTTAGACAATGCTCCGATTGAAAAACAGAAGAAGATGCATGGTGTTCGCCGGATTCTTAGAAATAGATACCAACGGTAA
- a CDS encoding PhzF family phenazine biosynthesis isomerase translates to MNCTVLRVDAFTTTVGKGNPAGVVLDGDRYTTEEMQNIAREVGFNETVFVCSSEISAFKLRYFTPGHETPLCGHATIGAIFALFNGQGDQQLQIETSAGILPIIYKADSKKITMRQAKAQFIDFKGDSVALCQSLGIKSEDLHPNLPIQYGNTGSWTLIVPVIDTTVLDEMEPNQESFPEMLKEMPNSSIHPFAICNKQVGLCTARHFSSPFSGTTEDSVTGTASGVMGAYLLNHTYVDQESIEIRVSQGKHVKSEGIVLVHVIKDAKGAHQVSISGTACLNKKFDVIIK, encoded by the coding sequence ATGAACTGTACTGTTTTAAGAGTAGATGCATTCACCACTACCGTAGGCAAAGGAAACCCAGCTGGTGTGGTACTTGACGGAGATCGATATACAACGGAAGAAATGCAGAATATTGCGAGAGAAGTTGGTTTTAACGAGACTGTTTTTGTTTGCTCCAGCGAGATTAGTGCATTCAAATTAAGATATTTTACTCCTGGTCACGAAACACCACTATGTGGGCATGCTACAATTGGAGCGATTTTTGCTCTTTTTAACGGACAAGGTGACCAACAATTACAGATTGAAACTAGTGCAGGTATTTTACCAATCATATATAAAGCAGACAGCAAAAAAATTACAATGAGACAGGCAAAAGCTCAGTTTATTGATTTTAAAGGAGATAGTGTAGCTCTTTGTCAAAGTCTTGGGATAAAATCAGAAGATTTACATCCAAATTTACCTATTCAATACGGTAATACAGGGTCATGGACATTGATCGTTCCAGTGATTGATACAACGGTCTTAGATGAAATGGAACCAAATCAAGAATCATTTCCAGAAATGCTAAAAGAAATGCCTAATTCATCTATTCATCCTTTTGCAATTTGCAATAAACAAGTAGGGCTGTGTACAGCCAGACACTTCTCCTCACCATTTTCTGGAACAACAGAAGATTCAGTGACTGGAACAGCTTCCGGTGTGATGGGGGCCTATTTATTAAATCATACTTATGTGGACCAAGAAAGTATTGAAATCAGGGTTTCTCAAGGTAAGCATGTCAAAAGTGAAGGGATTGTCTTGGTTCATGTTATAAAAGATGCTAAAGGCGCACATCAAGTAAGTATTTCAGGAACTGCATGCCTCAACAAAAAATTTGATGTGATTATAAAATAA
- the tuf gene encoding elongation factor Tu has translation MAKQHYDRSKPHVNIGTIGHVDHGKTTLTAAITTVLGKKGLANPQDYASIDAAPEERERGITINTSHVEYETEARHYAHIDAPGHADYVKNMITGAAQMDGAILVVSATDGPMPQTREHILLSRQVGVKYLIVFLNKIDLVDDEELIDLVEMEVRELLNEYNFPGDTTPIIKGSALKALQGDPTAEAAIVELMDTVDEYIPTPERDTDKPLLLPVEDVFSITGRGTVASGRIDRGKVSVGDEIEIVGIKPDTQKAVVTGIEMFRKTLDYGEAGDNVGVLLRGITRDEIERGQVIAKPGSITPHTKFIAEVYVLTKEEGGRHTPFFTNYRPQFYFRTTDVTGVVELPDGVEMVMPGDNVTIDVELIHPIAVEKGTTFSIREGGRTVGSGIVTEIQK, from the coding sequence ATGGCAAAACAACATTATGACAGAAGTAAACCACATGTAAATATCGGCACAATTGGACATGTCGATCACGGAAAGACTACATTGACCGCTGCAATCACAACAGTATTAGGGAAAAAAGGCCTAGCAAACCCGCAAGACTATGCTAGTATTGATGCAGCACCTGAAGAACGTGAACGCGGCATTACAATTAACACATCACATGTTGAATATGAAACGGAAGCTCGTCACTATGCCCATATCGATGCGCCAGGGCACGCAGATTATGTTAAAAATATGATCACAGGCGCAGCCCAAATGGATGGAGCAATTTTAGTTGTATCAGCAACGGATGGACCGATGCCCCAAACCAGAGAACATATCTTATTATCTCGTCAAGTGGGCGTAAAATATTTAATCGTTTTCCTTAATAAAATAGACTTAGTCGATGATGAAGAGTTGATCGATTTAGTTGAAATGGAAGTTCGTGAGTTGTTGAATGAATATAATTTTCCAGGAGACACTACTCCAATCATTAAAGGCTCTGCCTTAAAAGCACTACAAGGCGACCCTACAGCAGAAGCGGCGATCGTGGAATTGATGGACACGGTGGATGAGTATATTCCAACGCCAGAAAGAGACACAGACAAGCCATTATTATTACCAGTGGAAGATGTCTTTTCAATCACAGGTCGTGGAACAGTTGCGTCTGGTCGAATCGATCGAGGAAAAGTAAGTGTTGGAGATGAAATAGAAATTGTTGGTATTAAACCTGATACGCAAAAGGCGGTAGTAACAGGAATTGAAATGTTCCGTAAAACGTTAGACTACGGGGAAGCAGGGGATAATGTCGGTGTTCTTTTAAGAGGAATTACTCGAGATGAAATTGAACGCGGACAAGTCATTGCAAAACCAGGATCAATTACACCGCATACTAAATTTATTGCTGAAGTTTACGTTTTAACAAAAGAAGAGGGCGGACGGCACACACCGTTCTTTACAAATTATCGTCCACAATTTTATTTCCGTACAACTGATGTAACTGGCGTCGTTGAATTGCCAGATGGAGTTGAAATGGTCATGCCAGGGGATAATGTCACAATTGATGTTGAATTGATTCATCCAATTGCGGTAGAAAAAGGAACAACTTTTTCAATTCGTGAAGGTGGACGAACGGTTGGCTCAGGTATTGTCACTGAAATACAAAAATAA
- the nagE gene encoding N-acetylglucosamine-specific PTS transporter subunit IIBC, whose translation MKAYMQRMGRSLMLPVAVLPAAAILMGIGYWIDPNVMTGLGDPNFLSVFLVKAGGAIIDNLPVLFAVGLALGMSKDKDGAAALSGLVAFLVVTTLLSTATVGAMKGIPVEQVDPSFAKIGNAFIGILSGLIAASMYNRFSQVKLPMALSFFSGKRLVPIMTALAMLVASGVLFFAWPIVFSGLVNFGEAISKLGAVGAGLYGFFNRLLIPTGLHHALNSVFWFDVAGINDIGNFLSGAGEKGITGMYQAGFFPMMMFGLPAGAYAIYRNARPEKKKATASLMIAAAFASFFTGITEPLEFSFMFVAWPLYVLHAILTGISLFISAFFHWTAGFAFSAGLVDFVLSLRNPIANQPYMLIVQGLVMAVLYFFVFDFAIKKFNLMTPGREEGDGEETPDIDTTGDNKFAVLASKIYQGLGGDANVTSIDNCTTRLRLTVSDTSKVDQAKIKATGVPGVKVIDDTNIQVIVGTEVQFVADEMTKIRNGATPVTSGEPAKKPEAKTITPKATSKETELFAVANGKVIPISEVQDDVFSAKMMGDGFAVIPTDGEVSTPVAGKITSIFPTKHALGIQTDSGIEVLLHMGLDTVELKGAPFTLHVEEGQVLKQGDKVATIDLAALETAGKKSDLIVVFTNQDIVEKYDLVKANQTVSANDSIGKVTVK comes from the coding sequence ATGAAAGCTTATATGCAAAGAATGGGACGCTCATTGATGCTTCCTGTAGCGGTATTGCCAGCTGCAGCAATTTTAATGGGTATTGGGTATTGGATTGATCCTAATGTAATGACTGGTTTAGGGGATCCAAATTTTCTATCTGTCTTTTTAGTTAAAGCTGGTGGCGCAATTATTGATAATTTACCAGTTTTATTCGCAGTAGGGTTAGCACTAGGTATGTCAAAAGATAAAGATGGAGCAGCTGCCCTTAGTGGTTTAGTTGCCTTCTTGGTAGTAACAACATTACTTTCGACTGCAACGGTAGGTGCAATGAAAGGTATTCCTGTAGAACAAGTGGATCCTTCTTTTGCTAAAATTGGTAATGCATTTATTGGGATTTTATCTGGTTTGATTGCAGCTTCAATGTACAATCGATTTAGTCAGGTGAAATTGCCAATGGCTTTATCATTCTTTAGTGGTAAACGATTGGTTCCAATCATGACTGCTTTAGCAATGTTAGTGGCTTCAGGTGTGTTATTCTTTGCTTGGCCAATTGTTTTCTCTGGATTGGTTAATTTTGGGGAAGCTATTTCTAAATTAGGTGCAGTTGGTGCTGGTCTATACGGATTCTTTAACCGTCTATTAATCCCAACTGGTTTACACCACGCATTGAACTCAGTATTCTGGTTTGATGTTGCGGGTATCAACGATATCGGTAACTTCTTATCTGGTGCAGGTGAAAAAGGTATTACAGGTATGTATCAAGCTGGTTTCTTCCCAATGATGATGTTTGGTTTACCAGCAGGGGCGTATGCAATTTACCGTAATGCACGCCCTGAAAAGAAAAAAGCAACTGCATCATTGATGATTGCAGCAGCGTTTGCTTCATTCTTTACTGGTATCACTGAACCATTAGAATTTTCATTCATGTTTGTTGCCTGGCCATTATATGTTTTACACGCTATTTTGACAGGAATTTCGTTATTTATTTCTGCATTCTTCCACTGGACAGCTGGTTTTGCTTTCAGTGCTGGTTTAGTCGATTTTGTTTTAAGCTTGCGCAATCCAATTGCAAATCAACCGTATATGTTGATTGTTCAAGGATTAGTTATGGCAGTTCTTTATTTCTTCGTATTTGATTTCGCAATCAAAAAATTCAATTTGATGACTCCTGGTCGCGAAGAAGGAGACGGCGAAGAAACGCCTGATATCGATACAACGGGTGATAACAAATTTGCGGTTTTAGCTAGTAAAATTTATCAAGGTCTTGGTGGAGATGCCAATGTTACGTCAATTGATAACTGTACAACTCGTTTACGTTTAACTGTTAGCGACACAAGTAAAGTCGATCAAGCGAAAATCAAAGCAACTGGCGTTCCGGGCGTGAAAGTGATCGATGATACGAATATTCAAGTTATTGTTGGAACAGAAGTTCAATTTGTAGCCGATGAAATGACTAAAATTCGTAATGGTGCAACACCAGTTACTTCAGGTGAACCTGCAAAAAAGCCTGAAGCGAAAACTATAACACCAAAAGCAACTTCAAAAGAGACTGAATTATTTGCTGTTGCGAACGGAAAAGTTATTCCAATTTCAGAAGTCCAAGATGATGTCTTCTCAGCAAAAATGATGGGTGATGGATTTGCAGTTATCCCAACGGATGGTGAAGTATCAACTCCTGTTGCAGGTAAGATTACAAGTATTTTCCCTACAAAACATGCTTTAGGAATCCAAACAGATTCTGGTATTGAAGTATTGTTGCACATGGGCTTAGACACCGTTGAGCTAAAAGGTGCTCCATTCACTTTACACGTTGAAGAAGGTCAAGTTTTGAAACAAGGTGATAAAGTAGCGACAATTGATCTAGCAGCTTTAGAAACGGCTGGTAAAAAATCTGATTTAATCGTTGTCTTCACAAATCAAGATATTGTTGAAAAATACGATTTAGTAAAAGCAAACCAAACAGTTTCTGCTAATGATTCAATTGGTAAAGTAACTGTAAAATAA
- a CDS encoding PRD domain-containing protein translates to MKIKKVLNQNAVLVVDAGQEKVAVGKGVGFNKKKNDLLFLQQVERMFVMEPEGLKKLQVLLSQIDEKYFFVTEEIISHAETVLGEKLNEHINIGLSDHIAFAAENIQNNIIVRNKLLNEIEILYTEEFSIAQWAVDYLTQTLGIPFSYDEAGYIAIHIHSARSGRTDNSKSIREVTIVSEIIHLIEQELGINIHDEKMSLSYSRLVNHLRLFIHRFQQSQYAVLDDEILDVVRKKYAESYEISKKVQVLLMRNFHYQVPNEELGYLAIHIERLRMIK, encoded by the coding sequence ATGAAAATCAAAAAGGTGCTTAATCAAAATGCTGTACTTGTTGTTGATGCTGGACAGGAAAAAGTGGCAGTTGGTAAAGGCGTGGGTTTTAACAAAAAGAAAAACGATCTGTTATTCCTACAACAAGTGGAAAGAATGTTTGTAATGGAACCAGAAGGTTTGAAAAAGCTTCAAGTTTTATTATCACAAATCGATGAAAAGTATTTTTTTGTCACAGAAGAAATCATTTCTCATGCTGAGACAGTGCTAGGTGAAAAATTGAATGAACATATCAATATTGGTTTGAGTGATCACATTGCATTTGCCGCAGAGAATATACAAAACAATATCATTGTGCGAAATAAGCTTTTAAATGAAATTGAAATTCTTTATACAGAAGAATTTTCAATTGCGCAATGGGCAGTGGATTATTTGACACAAACGTTAGGCATTCCATTTAGTTACGATGAAGCAGGCTATATTGCAATCCATATTCACAGTGCTCGTAGCGGACGAACGGATAATAGTAAAAGTATTCGTGAAGTCACTATTGTTTCAGAAATTATTCATTTGATCGAGCAAGAATTAGGTATCAATATACATGATGAAAAGATGAGCCTAAGCTACTCAAGACTAGTCAATCATCTCCGCTTGTTTATTCACCGATTTCAACAAAGTCAGTATGCAGTTTTAGACGATGAAATTTTGGATGTTGTGCGTAAAAAATACGCAGAAAGTTACGAAATATCTAAAAAAGTTCAAGTTTTGTTAATGAGAAATTTTCACTACCAAGTACCAAATGAAGAATTAGGTTATCTGGCTATTCATATCGAACGGCTGAGGATGATCAAATAA
- the rpoE gene encoding DNA-directed RNA polymerase subunit delta produces the protein MEINVFDGLNKDELSMIEVAHAILEQREDVMDFSDLVNQIQNYLGKSDSEIRDSLAQFYTDLNIDGSFISLGDNRWGLRSWYPIDSIDEEVTHGLDEDEEDKPRRRKRKKVNAFIIDANDEDVIDYNDDDPEDAELTDEDDDDILYDDDDDEEDEEIKAYNSDLQEIGADSDDEEEVLPGIEEDLTIIDEDDVDDDFDDEDEYANPEEEV, from the coding sequence TTGGAAATTAATGTATTTGACGGGTTGAACAAAGATGAATTATCCATGATCGAAGTTGCGCACGCAATTTTAGAACAACGTGAAGATGTGATGGACTTCTCTGATTTAGTAAACCAAATTCAAAATTATCTTGGAAAATCTGACAGCGAAATTCGTGACTCTTTAGCACAATTTTATACTGACTTAAATATTGATGGCAGTTTTATCTCTCTTGGAGATAACCGTTGGGGCTTGCGCTCATGGTATCCAATCGATTCTATCGACGAAGAAGTAACACATGGTTTAGACGAAGATGAAGAAGACAAACCACGCCGTAGAAAACGTAAGAAAGTCAATGCCTTTATTATTGATGCTAATGATGAAGATGTGATCGACTACAACGACGATGATCCGGAAGATGCTGAATTAACGGATGAAGATGACGACGATATTCTTTACGATGATGATGACGATGAAGAAGATGAAGAAATCAAAGCATACAATTCAGATCTTCAAGAAATCGGAGCAGATTCTGATGATGAAGAAGAAGTGTTGCCGGGAATTGAAGAGGATCTTACAATTATCGATGAGGATGATGTAGACGACGACTTCGATGATGAAGACGAATACGCAAATCCTGAAGAGGAAGTATAA
- a CDS encoding DUF1934 domain-containing protein, which produces MDLSQGTPVSIQLKTIVDQAGEKKNFYFDLEGQIVKIGDTLYIRYKEEQEEGEPVPVTIKVEPDGKIQLIRAGGLRMRLKFAYQERLETSYKTPYGLFQITTFTRNLRFSLKDQPIAGSILIDYDLYSQAEKIGEYHLELEFTA; this is translated from the coding sequence ATGGATTTATCACAAGGAACACCAGTATCTATTCAATTGAAAACAATAGTAGATCAAGCTGGTGAGAAAAAGAACTTTTATTTTGACTTGGAAGGTCAAATCGTAAAAATCGGAGATACATTATATATTCGTTATAAAGAAGAACAAGAAGAAGGGGAACCTGTTCCTGTGACGATCAAAGTTGAACCTGATGGAAAAATTCAGCTAATTCGTGCTGGTGGTCTTAGAATGCGTTTGAAATTTGCTTATCAAGAACGTTTGGAAACGAGTTATAAAACACCATATGGGTTATTTCAAATCACGACGTTTACCCGCAATTTACGCTTTAGTTTAAAGGATCAGCCGATTGCAGGTAGCATTTTGATTGATTATGATTTATACTCTCAAGCCGAAAAAATCGGGGAATATCATTTAGAACTAGAATTTACTGCGTAA
- a CDS encoding sugar-binding transcriptional regulator: protein MKISEDRRKMLKIVTMYYEQGLTQTVIAKKMDISRPVISKILQQAKELGVVSISIKDESAHAVELGLQLEKKYQLKDVIVIPTNEQKQVESLKKEVSRSASFYLKERLKADMSIGLSWGTTLADMIDEMPYCSFPTINVYPLVGGISSEHLYFDTNHLVFRLAEKLNSRCQYFYAPALAESSILADVLNQSQLVGNSMKQAKNVDFAIIGVGNPNESSTWKRLGYIEKKELQIIKKTGVKGDAVASLFDKNGQTVNNEISKRMLGIKVEDLVNIPDVMVIGCGEEKAESIRPLLRGKKCTILIIDQMIAEALL, encoded by the coding sequence ATGAAAATTAGTGAAGACCGTAGAAAAATGCTAAAGATTGTTACAATGTATTATGAACAGGGATTAACTCAAACAGTTATTGCAAAAAAAATGGATATCTCACGACCGGTCATTTCTAAAATTTTGCAGCAGGCAAAAGAATTAGGAGTAGTTTCAATTTCAATCAAAGACGAATCTGCTCATGCTGTGGAGCTTGGGCTGCAATTAGAAAAAAAGTATCAACTCAAAGATGTGATCGTAATACCGACTAATGAGCAAAAACAAGTAGAATCATTGAAGAAAGAAGTTAGTCGGTCTGCTTCATTTTACTTGAAAGAACGGTTAAAGGCAGATATGAGTATTGGTTTATCTTGGGGAACGACTTTAGCTGACATGATCGATGAGATGCCTTATTGCTCATTTCCAACCATCAATGTTTATCCTTTAGTTGGCGGTATTTCTAGTGAACATCTTTATTTTGATACAAATCATCTAGTCTTTCGATTAGCTGAAAAACTCAATAGCCGTTGCCAGTACTTTTATGCACCAGCTTTAGCTGAAAGCAGTATATTAGCTGACGTTTTGAACCAGTCACAATTAGTTGGAAATTCGATGAAACAAGCTAAAAATGTCGATTTTGCAATCATTGGTGTAGGTAATCCAAATGAAAGTTCTACATGGAAGCGTCTTGGTTATATAGAAAAAAAAGAGTTACAAATAATAAAAAAAACAGGTGTCAAAGGGGATGCTGTAGCGTCCTTATTTGACAAAAATGGGCAAACCGTTAACAATGAAATAAGCAAGCGGATGTTAGGGATTAAGGTTGAAGACTTAGTGAACATACCCGATGTAATGGTGATTGGCTGTGGTGAGGAAAAAGCTGAAAGTATCAGACCATTACTACGTGGTAAAAAATGTACTATTTTGATTATAGATCAAATGATTGCAGAAGCTTTGCTTTAA
- a CDS encoding alpha-ketoacid dehydrogenase subunit beta codes for MRTITYLQAINEALDEALAQDERVFLLGEDIGIYGGGFGATHGLQEKYGQQRVRDTPISESAITGAAVGAAMTGMRPVMELQFSDFITVAMDQLVNQAAKIHYMYSGKAKVPLVMRTASGSGTGAAAQHSQSLENWMAHIPGLKVIQPTNAYDAKGLLHAAIKDNNPVMFYEHKLLYSTTGNVPEEPYTLPIGVADIKRLGKDVTIVATGIMVNKALEAAEIVKTKGISVEVIDPRTLVPLDKETILTSVEKTKRVIVATEAVKNSGFSAEITSIIAESKISMDLKAPIVRLGGAFVPMPAQKILESKATPQLDSLVEALDQVMGEIEV; via the coding sequence ATGAGGACGATCACTTATTTACAAGCAATCAATGAAGCTTTAGATGAGGCTTTGGCTCAAGATGAACGTGTTTTCTTATTAGGGGAAGATATCGGGATTTATGGTGGTGGTTTTGGCGCAACTCATGGACTTCAAGAAAAATATGGACAGCAACGTGTTCGAGATACACCAATATCCGAAAGTGCTATTACTGGGGCTGCGGTAGGGGCCGCTATGACAGGGATGCGTCCGGTGATGGAACTACAATTCTCAGATTTTATTACGGTAGCGATGGATCAATTAGTCAACCAAGCGGCAAAAATTCATTATATGTATAGTGGTAAGGCAAAAGTCCCTTTAGTCATGAGAACAGCATCTGGTTCAGGAACTGGGGCAGCGGCGCAGCATTCACAAAGTTTGGAAAATTGGATGGCCCATATTCCAGGTTTAAAAGTAATCCAACCGACAAATGCGTATGATGCAAAAGGTTTGTTGCACGCAGCTATCAAAGACAACAATCCAGTAATGTTCTATGAGCACAAATTACTCTATAGCACAACTGGAAATGTTCCAGAAGAACCGTATACATTACCAATCGGAGTAGCGGATATAAAACGATTAGGTAAAGATGTAACGATTGTTGCAACTGGAATTATGGTCAATAAGGCCTTGGAAGCTGCAGAAATCGTGAAAACAAAAGGTATTTCTGTGGAAGTTATCGATCCAAGAACATTGGTACCGCTTGATAAAGAAACGATTTTAACTTCTGTTGAAAAAACAAAACGAGTTATTGTTGCAACAGAAGCCGTTAAAAATAGTGGATTTAGTGCAGAAATCACGTCGATTATTGCTGAGTCTAAGATTTCTATGGATTTAAAAGCGCCAATTGTCCGTTTAGGCGGAGCATTTGTCCCAATGCCAGCACAGAAAATATTAGAATCAAAAGCGACACCACAATTAGATTCGCTGGTTGAAGCGTTGGATCAAGTCATGGGAGAAATTGAGGTTTAA